In Candidatus Methylomirabilota bacterium, a genomic segment contains:
- a CDS encoding site-specific integrase has protein sequence MQAVIKRGRPRDIAMFLILRYTGMRRDSVVTLKVKNLDGDWGLRGVRVKGGTTRDIPVPEPVMTYLHTYVQDVLPRVVKNVAPDTPLFWSRWSRPVVGRTVRPMNGKNLWRLTKFYGRMVGAPELKPHDLRHGVAMEMYGEHGDLEKVRALLGHTRFDTTQIYASIRPAQLKRAVGFYDEKARRMLGA, from the coding sequence GTGCAAGCGGTCATCAAGCGCGGCCGGCCGCGCGACATCGCGATGTTCTTGATCCTGAGGTACACCGGCATGCGACGTGATTCGGTCGTCACGCTGAAGGTGAAGAATCTCGATGGCGACTGGGGGCTACGCGGGGTGCGCGTCAAGGGCGGCACGACGCGCGACATCCCGGTCCCTGAGCCGGTAATGACGTACCTGCACACGTACGTGCAGGATGTGCTTCCGCGCGTGGTTAAAAACGTCGCGCCGGACACGCCGCTGTTTTGGTCCAGGTGGAGTCGCCCGGTAGTCGGCCGGACCGTGCGGCCGATGAACGGCAAGAATCTCTGGCGGCTCACGAAGTTCTACGGCCGTATGGTCGGTGCCCCCGAGCTGAAGCCGCACGATCTGCGCCACGGCGTCGCCATGGAGATGTACGGCGAGCACGGGGATCTCGAAAAGGTCCGCGCGCTGCTCGGCCACACGCGCTTCGACACGACCCAGATCTACGCGTCGATCCGACCCGCGCAGCTCAAGCGCGCGGTCGGCTTCTACGACGAGAAAGCGAGGCGGATGCTCGGCGCCTGA